The window AAAAAATGGTGGCGAATCGAATCAGGAAAAATAAAGGCATCATGAGCCTTTTCAAAACAGATCATCTTCTGGAACCTAAATGTGATCAGCCGCAAGCCATCAAAAGGCTTGTTGAGGGACTTCAGAAGGGCCTTAAATTTCAGACTCTCCTTGGAGTAACCGGTTCGGGCAAAACTCTCACTATGGCTCATGTTATTGCTCAGATCCAGCGCCCAACCCTAATTATCGCTCCTAACAAAACCCTTGCGGCTCAGCTCTACGGAGAATTCAAAGCCTTTTTTCCTCACAACGCTGTTGAATACTTTGTGTCCTATTATGATTACTATCAGCCAGAAGCTTATATACCTCAAACCGATACATATATCGCCAAAGATGCTTCCATTAACGACACAATCGACAAGATGCGACATAGCGCTACCAGAGCCCTCCTCGAGCGGCGCGATGTAATTATTGTAAGTAGCGTTTCCTGTATTTATGGATTGGGAGAACCTGAAGAATATCGACAAATGCTTTTATGGCTGAAGGAAAATGAAACAGCTTCCAGAGAGGCTATCATAAAAAAGCTTGTAGAAATACAGTATCAGCGAAACGACACCGATTTTAAGCGAGGATGCTTTAGAGTTCGTGGTGATGTGATAGATGTTTTTCCATCTCATCAGGAAGATCTGGCGGTTAGAATCGAACTCTTTGGAAACTGGGTTGAAAGTATCCGCGAGTTTGATCCACTTACGGGAAAAACTATACGTAAGCTCACCGAAATAGCTATTTATCCTGCAACACACTATGTAACAAGTCGAGAAAAGCTGGAGCGGGCGGTTAAGTCTATCGAAGAAGAACTCGAAGAGCGGCTTAAGGAATTGCGAGCCCAGGGAAAACTCCTTGAAGCTCAGCGTCTTGAAGAAAGAACCAGACTGGATATAGAAATGCTCCTTGAACTTGGTTACTGTCAGGGGATCGAAAATTATTCACGCCATCTTACCGGTAGAAAACCGGGTGAACCTCCCCCAACTCTTATAGACTATTTCCCTCCTGACTGGCTTCTTTTTATTGACGAGAGTCATATCACAGTTCCACAACTTCAGGGTATGTATAGAGGAGACCGCTCTCGTAAGCAGACCCTTGTGGAATACGGCTTTCGCCTTCCTTCCGCTCTCGACAATCGCCCTCTATCTTTTGAAGAATTCATTGACCGCGTAAATCAGGTAATATTCGTATCGGCTACTCCGGGTCCTTATGAGTTGGAGGTTAGTGGTGATGCCGTGGTAGAACAAATCATTAGACCTACTGGTCTGGTGGATCCGGTTATAGAAGTAAGACCTGCTCGTAATCAGATTGATGATCTCATATCAGAGATAAGAAAGCGAGTTACCAGAGGACAGCGAGTGCTTGTTACAACTCTTACTAAGCGTATGGCAGAGGATCTCACGGAGTATCTGTCTGAATTAAAGATTCGAGTGCGTTATATGCATTCGGATGTGGACACGCTGGAACGGATTGAGCTTATTCGAGAACTCAGACTGGGAAGCTATGATGTCCTTGTGGGAATAAACCTTCTTCGGGAGGGGCTTGATATTCCGGAGGTGTCTCTTGTTGCGATACTTGACGCCGATAGTGAAGGTTTCCTTCGTTCAGAACGATCGTTGATACAAACTGCCGGAAGAGCCGCTCGAAATGTTGACGGAACAGTTATTCTTTACGCTGACCGAATTACCAGATCCATGGCTAAGGCTATTGAGGAAACAAATCGCCGAAGACAGATTCAGCTTGCTTACAATGAGGCTCATGGCATTATTCCAAAGACCATTGAAAAGGATGTCCACGATGTTTTGGCTCCTTACAGGGCTGGAATAGAGGAAAAAATAGGGATAAGTGATTCTGACGCGGCTGTTATGGAAGAACAAGCTGGTTGGAGCAGGGAAGACCTTGATGAACACATAAGAGAGATGGAACGGGCCATGCGTGAAGCTGCGGAGAGACTTGAGTTTGAGAAGGCGGCAGAACTACGGGACAAGATTAAAAAATTGAAATATCTTCAGCTTATGACCCAGAGCTAACTCTATTTTAGGTTGAAAAGTCTGTGCAAGAATCCAGGATTTCCGCCTCTACATCGTAATCGTGAGTTTTTGTAATCCGTGCCGGAACTATGGAACCAGGCTTAGCAGTGCCGGATGTTATAGTAACGATTCCATCGATTTGAGGTGCCTGAGAAGGAAGCCTTCCTGCCAAAAGCAAGTCTGAGTCCGGATGGGGACCATCAATTATTATAGGAAGTATTTTCCTTTTGTATTGTCTAAGCTTTCTTCGGGATATTTTTCTTTGTATTTTGTAGAGAGTTTTCAGTCGAGTGCGCTTAATTCTGTCGGGCACTTGATTTGGTAGTTTAGCAGCTCTGGTGCCCTGTTCTGGAGAAAAAGCAAATACACCAATATGATCTATTTCCATTTGTTCAACGAAATTCACTAGTTCCTCAAATTCTTTTTCTCCTTCTCCCGGGAATCCGACCATAAAGGTAGTGCGAAGGGTTATGTCAGGTATGAAAGATCTGATCATTTCTATAACTTCTGCAGGATGTTGAGCTATTCTTTTTCTTCCCATGGCTGCGAGCAGGGTAGGGGAAACGTGTTGAAAGGGTATATCTAGATAAGGCAAAATTTTTGAAGATGATTTTATAGTAGCAAGCAGTTTTTCAGTAATGTGTCCCGGGTATGTGTATAATAGCCTGATCCATCGAATAGATGTTAGAGTTTCAAGAGCTTCCAGGAGTTTTATTAATTGATCAGAACTTCCCCAATCTCGCCCGTAAGAAGCCACATCCTGTGCTATAAGAATAATTTCAGGAATTCCAAGTTCGTTTAGCATTCGTGCTTCCTGAAGGATGTCATTCAAAGGGCGGCTTCTCAGGGGACCTCTAATTTTGGGAATCATGCAGTAAGTGCAGACGTTACTGCAGCCTTCGGATATTTTAAGATAGGCGTAAGACTTATCAGTTGATACAGCGCGGAATAGAAAAGATTGATGGCTTACCTTATCGGGACGTGAAACTAGAAGGGAAGGGTGATTGGAATCTAAAACCAGAGCTATGTCCTCATAGTGGTTTGTTCCCAGGAATAGATCTACTTCGGGCATTAGAGTGGTTAACTTTTTGCCGTAGCGTTGAACCATGCAACCGGTTACCACAATTTTTTTACATCTTCCCTTATCTTTCCAGGTGGCTAAGGTAAAGATGTGATCGATAGCTTCTTCAACGGCTGATTCTATAAATCCACAGGTGTTGATAACAATGATATCAGCTTGAGCTGGATCGGTTACGGGTGATAATCCCGACCGGATGAGAATTCCCAGCATTCGCTCACTGTCAACAAGGTTTTTATCGCATCCAAGGCTGACTAAATAAACATTCATGGGAAATGAGTTTATGGGAGGGGATTGAATAAAAGTTAAAGGTGCCGCAAAGCGGCACCTTCTTGCTTAGGGAATTTTATTTTTGTTCTTCCGGTTTTACTAGCTCAATAAGGCACATTGGCGAACCATCTCCTCGCCTGAAACCCATTTTAACTATGCGAGTGTATCCACCCTGTCGCTGAGCATACCGAGGAGCGATTTCGGCAAAGAGCTTATGAACAACTTTTTTGCTTCGGACGAAGGCAAGAGCCTGTCGTCTGGCGTGAAGATCACCACGCTTGCCGAGAGTGATCATGTGCTCAGCAAATTTCCTTATTTCCTTTGCCTTTGGCACCGTGGTCACAATTCGCTCATGGTCGAGCAAAGACGTGACCATGTTTCTGAACATGGCAAGCCTGTGTTCTGTTTTTCTCCCCAGCTTTCTTCCGGCTACTCTATGACGCATAGCTTTCCTTTTCCCTCTCTCTTTCTTTTCGTTCTAACTCTTCTCTGCTTGGGAATCCCTCTAACTTCATCCCTAGCGACAGACCCATTTCCGCAAGGATTTCTTTGATCTCATTAAGAGACTTCCGACCAAAGTTTTTTGTTTTCAACATTTCGGCTTCGGTCTTCTGAACGAGTTCCCCTATATACTTAATGTCAGCATTTTTCAAGCAATTTGCTGATCTAACTGACAGTTCCAATTCGTCGACTCTGCGAAATAGGTTGTCGTTCCATACAACTTTTTCTTCCTTTGGTGGCTCTTCTTTAGGTATTTCCACATCCTCTTCAAAGTTTATGAAAACAGAAAACTGATCTTTAAGGATTTTTGCGGCATAGGCTAAGGCATCTTCCGGTGTGATGCTTCCATCGGTCCAAACTTCCATTGTGAGACGATCGTAATCTGTCATTTGTCCTACTCGAGCTTGGGTGACCGTATAAGTTACGCGATCAATAGGTGAAAAGATAGCATCTATTGGTATTGTTCCAATAGGCATGTTAGGTTCAGTGTTACGCTCTGCGGGAACATAGCCTTTGCCGGTTTTAACCTTGAGTTCCATTTTAATGTGGGCGTCTTTAGACAGAGTGCAAATGTAATGATCGGGGTTAAGCACTGTAACCAGGGAACTGCCATGAATATCTCCAGCTTTTACAACACCTTTCCCGGTTTTTTCTATACGAAGTGTAGCCGGTTCATCCGTTTTCGATTTGAAACGCACGCCCTTAAGGTTTAGCACTATGTCTGTTACGTCTTCAACCACTCCGGGGATGCTGGAAAATTCGTGAGCCACACCTTCGATCTTGACACTTGTGATAGCACAACCCCTAAGGGATGAAAGCAAAACCCTTCTTAGGGCGTTGCCCAAAGTTATTCCGAAACCTCTCTCAAGAGGTTCGCAAACAAACTTTGCATACCTGTTAGGATCGCCGGGCTTTTCAATTTTCAAACCCTTAGGTTTTATAAGTTCTTTCCAGTTCTTTGCTATATCCATGGTGTATCCTCGTCAATTCATCAACACCAAATTAGCCTCTTTTACTAGAGACAACAAAAACCGGCTTTTAAATCCCTTTGCTACCACATTTGAAGCATTAGGGACCCAACCGGTTTGTAACAGAAAAATCGAGGTGTAGCATTTACTTCGAGTAAAACTCTACGATCAACTGCTCCTGCACGGGTATGTCTATCTCTTCCCTTGTGGGGAAAGTTTTGAAAACTCCCTCGTATTGTTCTCTTTTAAGTTCGAGCCATGGAGACACGCCACGCCTCGGCAAAGCCTCAAGAGCTTCGTTAATTACCGCCAGGCTTCGGCTTTTTTCTCTAACTACGACTACATCTCCCGGCTTTAGAAGGTATGAGGGAATATCTACAGACTTTCCGTTTACCAGGAAATGCCCGTGTCGCACCATCTGTCTTGCTTGAGCTCGAGATTGAGCAAACCCAAGGCGATAGACCACGTTGTCAAGGCGACGTTCAAGCAGGATAAGGAAGTTAGTACCGGTTACACCTTTCTGCCGTTCGGCTTCTTTAAAATACTTTTTAAACTGAGTTTCAGTAAGGCCATAAATACGTCTCAACTTTTGCTTTTCTCTAAGTCGCAGTCCGTAATCCGAAAGCTTTGCTCGGATCTTTCCATGTTGACCGGGAGCGTAGTTCCTTCTTTCGTAAGCGCATTTATCGGAATAGCATCGGTCGCCTTTAAGATATAGTTTCATATTTTCACGACGGCACAACCGACAGGCAGGTCCAGTATATCGAGCCAAGGTTTTTCCTCCCTTCTAACTCATAGAATTTCTTTGCTCATACTCGCCGACGCTTCGGAGGGCGACAACCGTTATGGGGGATTGGGGTAACATCTTTAATAGCGGTGATATTCAACCCAACCGCCTGTAACGCCCTAAGAGCTGCTTCACGGCCAGATCCAGGTCCTTTGATGTGAACCTCAACATTTTGAAGTCCGTGCTCCATTGCTTTTTTTGCCGCAGATTCAGCAGCCATCTGAGCGGCAAAAGGAGTGCTTTTACGAGATCCCTTGAAGTTTTGAGTTCCTGCACTTGCCCAAGAGATCGTATTACCGCTCATGTCGGTTATGGTTACAATCGTATTGTTAAAGGTA of the Thermodesulforhabdaceae bacterium genome contains:
- the rpsD gene encoding 30S ribosomal protein S4, with the protein product MARYTGPACRLCRRENMKLYLKGDRCYSDKCAYERRNYAPGQHGKIRAKLSDYGLRLREKQKLRRIYGLTETQFKKYFKEAERQKGVTGTNFLILLERRLDNVVYRLGFAQSRAQARQMVRHGHFLVNGKSVDIPSYLLKPGDVVVVREKSRSLAVINEALEALPRRGVSPWLELKREQYEGVFKTFPTREEIDIPVQEQLIVEFYSK
- the rplQ gene encoding 50S ribosomal protein L17, whose protein sequence is MRHRVAGRKLGRKTEHRLAMFRNMVTSLLDHERIVTTVPKAKEIRKFAEHMITLGKRGDLHARRQALAFVRSKKVVHKLFAEIAPRYAQRQGGYTRIVKMGFRRGDGSPMCLIELVKPEEQK
- a CDS encoding DNA-directed RNA polymerase subunit alpha — translated: MDIAKNWKELIKPKGLKIEKPGDPNRYAKFVCEPLERGFGITLGNALRRVLLSSLRGCAITSVKIEGVAHEFSSIPGVVEDVTDIVLNLKGVRFKSKTDEPATLRIEKTGKGVVKAGDIHGSSLVTVLNPDHYICTLSKDAHIKMELKVKTGKGYVPAERNTEPNMPIGTIPIDAIFSPIDRVTYTVTQARVGQMTDYDRLTMEVWTDGSITPEDALAYAAKILKDQFSVFINFEEDVEIPKEEPPKEEKVVWNDNLFRRVDELELSVRSANCLKNADIKYIGELVQKTEAEMLKTKNFGRKSLNEIKEILAEMGLSLGMKLEGFPSREELERKEREREKESYAS
- the uvrB gene encoding excinuclease ABC subunit UvrB, which encodes MSLFKTDHLLEPKCDQPQAIKRLVEGLQKGLKFQTLLGVTGSGKTLTMAHVIAQIQRPTLIIAPNKTLAAQLYGEFKAFFPHNAVEYFVSYYDYYQPEAYIPQTDTYIAKDASINDTIDKMRHSATRALLERRDVIIVSSVSCIYGLGEPEEYRQMLLWLKENETASREAIIKKLVEIQYQRNDTDFKRGCFRVRGDVIDVFPSHQEDLAVRIELFGNWVESIREFDPLTGKTIRKLTEIAIYPATHYVTSREKLERAVKSIEEELEERLKELRAQGKLLEAQRLEERTRLDIEMLLELGYCQGIENYSRHLTGRKPGEPPPTLIDYFPPDWLLFIDESHITVPQLQGMYRGDRSRKQTLVEYGFRLPSALDNRPLSFEEFIDRVNQVIFVSATPGPYELEVSGDAVVEQIIRPTGLVDPVIEVRPARNQIDDLISEIRKRVTRGQRVLVTTLTKRMAEDLTEYLSELKIRVRYMHSDVDTLERIELIRELRLGSYDVLVGINLLREGLDIPEVSLVAILDADSEGFLRSERSLIQTAGRAARNVDGTVILYADRITRSMAKAIEETNRRRQIQLAYNEAHGIIPKTIEKDVHDVLAPYRAGIEEKIGISDSDAAVMEEQAGWSREDLDEHIREMERAMREAAERLEFEKAAELRDKIKKLKYLQLMTQS
- the rpsK gene encoding 30S ribosomal protein S11 — encoded protein: MAKQRGPRKKKEKKNIQNGIAHIQSTFNNTIVTITDMSGNTISWASAGTQNFKGSRKSTPFAAQMAAESAAKKAMEHGLQNVEVHIKGPGSGREAALRALQAVGLNITAIKDVTPIPHNGCRPPKRRRV
- the rimO gene encoding 30S ribosomal protein S12 methylthiotransferase RimO; amino-acid sequence: MNVYLVSLGCDKNLVDSERMLGILIRSGLSPVTDPAQADIIVINTCGFIESAVEEAIDHIFTLATWKDKGRCKKIVVTGCMVQRYGKKLTTLMPEVDLFLGTNHYEDIALVLDSNHPSLLVSRPDKVSHQSFLFRAVSTDKSYAYLKISEGCSNVCTYCMIPKIRGPLRSRPLNDILQEARMLNELGIPEIILIAQDVASYGRDWGSSDQLIKLLEALETLTSIRWIRLLYTYPGHITEKLLATIKSSSKILPYLDIPFQHVSPTLLAAMGRKRIAQHPAEVIEMIRSFIPDITLRTTFMVGFPGEGEKEFEELVNFVEQMEIDHIGVFAFSPEQGTRAAKLPNQVPDRIKRTRLKTLYKIQRKISRRKLRQYKRKILPIIIDGPHPDSDLLLAGRLPSQAPQIDGIVTITSGTAKPGSIVPARITKTHDYDVEAEILDSCTDFST